In the Hordeum vulgare subsp. vulgare chromosome 7H, MorexV3_pseudomolecules_assembly, whole genome shotgun sequence genome, one interval contains:
- the LOC123409660 gene encoding guanine nucleotide-binding protein alpha-1 subunit, with product MSMLACALQTMGSSCSRPHSVNEAEAAGNTRSADIDRRILHETKADQHIHKLLLLGAGESGKSTIFKQIKLLFRTGFDEAELKGYTPVIHANVYQTIKILYDGAKELAQVELESSKYVISSDNQEIGEKLSEIGGRLDYPLLNKELVQDVRKLWEDPAIQETYSCGSVLQVPDCAHYFMENLDRLAEADYVPTKEDVLHARVRTNGVVEIQFSPLGESKRGGEVYRLYDVGGQRNERRKWIHLFEGVDAVIFCAAISEYDQLLFEDETQNRMMETKELFDWVLKQRCFEKTSFMLFLNKFDIFERKIQKVPLTVCEWFKDYEPIAPGKVQDVEHAYEFVKKKFEEVYFQSSKPDRVDRVFKIYRTTALDQKLVKKTFKLIDESMRRSREGTGT from the exons ATGTCCATGCTCGCGTGTGCGCTTCAAACCATGGGCTCATCCTGCAGCAGACCTCACTCAGTAAACGAGGCAGAGGCAGCTGGCAACACAAGA TCTGCAGACATCGACCGCCGGATTCTGCACGAGACAAAGGCGGACCAGCACATCCACAAGCTCTTGCTTCTCG GTGCTGGAGAATCAGGAAAGTCCACGATATTTAAGCAG ATAAAGCTTCTTTTCCGAACCGGCTTCGATGAGGCGGAACTCAAGGGCTACACGCCGGTCATCCATGCGAACGTGTACCAGACAATCAAA ATACTATATGATGGAGCTAAAGAGCTTGCCCAAGTGGAACTAGAGTCCTCAAAATATGTCATATCCTCAGATAATCAG GAGATTGGAGAAAAGCTATCAGAAATTGGAGGCAGGTTGGATTACCCACTCCTTAATAAAGAACTCGTACAGGATGTAAGAAAATTATGGGAAGATCCAGCCATTCAG gaaaCTTACTCGTGTGGAAGTGTGCTGCAAGTTCCCGACTGTGCACACTACTTCATGGAAAATCTGGACCGATTAGCTGAAGCAGATTACGTACCAACAAAG GAGGATGTGCTCCATGCAAGAGTACGGACAAATGGGGTTGTAGAAATTCAGTTTAG CCCCCTTGGAGAGAGCAAAAGAGGTGGAGAGGTATACAGGCTGTATGATGTAGGAGGTCAAAGGAATGAGAGGAGGAAGTGGATTCATCTTTTTGAAGGCGTTGATGCTGTCATCTTTTGTGCTGCCATTAGCGA GTACGATCAGTTGTTATTTGAGGATGAGACACAGAACAGGATGATGGAGACCAAGGAGCTGTTCGACTGGGTATTAAAGCAAAGATGTTTTGAG AAAACATCATTCATGCTGTTCCTCAACAAGTTCGACATATTTGAGAGGAAAATACAAAAG gtTCCTTTGACTGTGTGCGAGTGGTTTAAAGACTATGAGCCGATCGCGCCTGGCAAAGTACAGGATGTGGAACATGCCTATGA GTTTGTGAAAAAGAAGTTTGAGGAGGTCTACTTCCAGAGCAGCAAGCCGGACCGCGTTGACCGGGTATTCAAGATCTACAGAACGACGGCCCTGGACCAGAAGCTTGTGAAGAAGACGTTCAAGCTGATCGACGAGAGCATGAGACGCTCCAGGGAGGGAACGGGGACGTGA